From one Luteolibacter sp. SL250 genomic stretch:
- the urtB gene encoding urea ABC transporter permease subunit UrtB — translation MLKKLFQLGSVFVPLIAACVLTGHLRAQEAPAASPRQLIANAVSAATPDEQKDLILAMRSTPSPEIVEWLEKWKGGEIYVHTTDDGAVITALLLTGQPNADGASNAVKLVDDTPFTGADGQPILINPDEVPAAETTSGIRRAMKEVSDLAALADPDPVRRLRAVKDSAIGQNPEKLPGLQLLEKSEKEPAIRRALRESISLIQLKSTVPAEKIAACKTLGDLHSLAAQDALKAVLKEAGAADDKGLAAAAQSAISSIDGHISRINAMGTAFRGLSLGSVLLVVAIGLAITFGLMGVINMAHGEFIAVGAYTTYVIQNVFAAGLKLSPFGFSLSIPGFNVGGGDNTYFILAIPASFLVAALVGILLERSVIQFLYKRPLESLLATWGISLVMQQILKFVFGSNNVQVNSPAWLSGNWTVNDVIFGWNRLFVIGFAVLIIAGTWLVLNKTSLGLLIRAVMQNRNMAACMGVRTERVNTMTFAFGCGLAGLAGAFLSQIGNVGPTMGQLYIVDSFMTVVVGGVGNIVGTVISALGIGVADQTFQQYLGNPVIGKILVLGAIILFLQWRPAGLFVTRSRSLD, via the coding sequence ATGCTGAAGAAACTGTTCCAACTTGGCTCCGTCTTCGTGCCGCTGATTGCCGCCTGTGTTCTGACAGGTCATCTGCGGGCCCAGGAGGCACCCGCCGCGTCCCCGCGGCAGCTCATCGCCAACGCGGTTTCCGCCGCCACGCCGGATGAGCAGAAGGATCTGATTCTGGCGATGCGGTCCACTCCTTCTCCGGAAATCGTGGAATGGCTGGAAAAATGGAAGGGCGGAGAGATCTATGTCCATACCACGGATGATGGTGCCGTGATCACGGCGTTGCTGCTCACCGGCCAACCGAATGCCGATGGTGCCAGCAACGCGGTGAAGCTGGTGGATGACACACCCTTCACCGGAGCTGACGGCCAGCCCATCCTCATCAATCCGGATGAAGTCCCCGCCGCGGAAACCACCTCCGGCATCCGCAGGGCGATGAAGGAAGTGTCCGATCTCGCCGCGCTGGCGGATCCGGATCCCGTCCGCCGCCTGCGTGCGGTGAAAGACTCCGCCATCGGCCAGAATCCGGAGAAGCTCCCCGGCCTGCAACTGCTGGAAAAATCAGAGAAGGAGCCCGCGATCCGGCGGGCGCTCCGCGAATCCATCTCCCTCATCCAGCTCAAGTCCACGGTTCCCGCGGAAAAAATCGCCGCCTGCAAAACTCTGGGTGATCTCCACTCCCTGGCCGCGCAGGACGCCCTGAAAGCGGTTCTCAAGGAAGCCGGTGCGGCCGACGACAAGGGCCTCGCCGCCGCGGCGCAGTCCGCCATCAGCTCCATCGACGGCCACATTTCCCGGATCAATGCCATGGGGACCGCGTTCCGCGGGCTTTCGCTCGGTTCGGTGCTGTTGGTCGTAGCCATCGGCCTTGCCATCACCTTCGGCCTCATGGGCGTGATCAACATGGCCCACGGTGAGTTCATCGCGGTAGGCGCCTACACCACCTACGTCATCCAGAACGTCTTCGCCGCCGGCTTGAAACTCTCTCCTTTCGGTTTCTCCCTCAGCATCCCCGGCTTCAACGTGGGGGGCGGGGACAACACCTACTTCATCCTGGCGATCCCCGCCAGTTTCCTGGTCGCCGCGCTCGTCGGCATCCTTCTGGAGCGGTCCGTCATCCAGTTCCTCTACAAGCGGCCCCTGGAATCCTTGCTCGCCACCTGGGGCATCTCGCTGGTCATGCAGCAGATCCTCAAGTTCGTCTTCGGTTCGAACAACGTGCAGGTCAACAGCCCCGCATGGCTTTCCGGAAACTGGACCGTGAATGATGTCATCTTCGGGTGGAACCGGCTGTTCGTCATCGGCTTCGCCGTGCTGATCATCGCCGGCACCTGGCTGGTGCTCAACAAGACCTCCCTCGGCCTGCTCATCCGGGCGGTGATGCAGAACCGCAACATGGCCGCCTGCATGGGCGTGAGGACGGAAAGGGTGAACACCATGACCTTTGCCTTCGGCTGCGGGCTGGCCGGTCTGGCCGGCGCGTTCCTTTCCCAGATCGGCAACGTGGGTCCGACCATGGGGCAGCTCTACATTGTGGACTCCTTCATGACCGTGGTGGTCGGCGGCGTGGGCAACATTGTGGGAACCGTGATCAGCGCGCTGGGCATCGGCGTGGCGGACCAGACCTTCCAGCAATATCTCGGAAACCCGGTGATCGGTAAAATCCTCGTCCTCGGAGCGATCATCCTCTTCCTGCAATGGCGTCCCGCAGGTCTCTTCGTCACCCGGTCCCGCAGCCTCGACTAA
- a CDS encoding pitrilysin family protein: MLLRLSNSLSKLKSMEYPPTTATVDTLPNGFTVILDPDPAAPVVSAQIWVESGSVHEDRHLGSGLSHFLEHMVFKGTRDYSADELADTVQAAGGHWNAYTTFDRTVYYIDGPSESLPTFLKTLTGLVFYPTIPQTEFEREKDVIRREIDMGLDDPDNASTRLLLSTAFTRDPRRHPVIGHRHLFDTLTHEDMLDYHRTRYTPDRAFAVISGDFDPVEALRQITELTADRTVSAGRDPVVPQDNLQLGPRFARETFAIPTSRISLAWKCPALDHADSPAFDLLAAILGRGRSSRLHLALRERQELALEISAYAWTGPGREGIFGVSADAAVDNRDTLITAIHRELSLIQDADLEEDLAKAKRQTATSQFRSLTTASGRASDLASNWHETRDLDFTRRYLAQIQKVTAEDVRHAAATLTKERVTLTLLDPEGSPAPVRHSKSAQAKAAIETFTLPNGLQIALLPDHRVPLIHLQAAIRAGLPSETPATNGINQLLASSLPKGTATRSAEEIARTMESIGASIGASVGNNALLVAAAGLAPDFRTIAEVFAEVICSPSLPEDSIAREKASQLAALEEALQDPLHTGFATLRQLAFQGTGYGFDSLGSLSSLPQLGRADLAAHHARHFTARNMTLAIAGDFDPEQAKSILSSAFAGLPSGEAWTPPGNPPATGQETTAHLPKKQAVLTIGFPGASVTSADRYALSMIQEYATDMAGPLFTRIREELGLAYRVGATQFLGFDAGYFTFYVATSPEQAEFAGRELMTEIGKIAEHGIPEAAFGRVRATVLSSLAIQQQSPSSTARQVALDLLFGQEAEQFRKQAAIYKALEPDKVKEAAARLLSAAPVRITVLPEPSSITA; encoded by the coding sequence ATGCTTCTACGCCTCTCCAACTCCCTCTCCAAGCTGAAATCCATGGAATACCCGCCCACCACCGCTACCGTAGACACCCTGCCGAACGGCTTCACGGTGATCCTCGATCCGGATCCCGCCGCCCCCGTGGTCAGCGCCCAGATCTGGGTGGAATCCGGCAGCGTCCATGAAGACCGGCACCTGGGGAGCGGGCTGTCCCACTTTCTGGAACACATGGTCTTCAAGGGCACACGGGACTACAGCGCGGACGAACTGGCGGACACGGTGCAGGCCGCCGGGGGGCACTGGAACGCCTACACCACCTTCGACCGCACGGTGTACTACATCGACGGTCCATCCGAGTCCCTGCCCACCTTCCTCAAAACGCTCACCGGCCTGGTATTTTACCCGACGATCCCACAGACCGAGTTCGAGCGGGAAAAGGACGTGATCCGGCGTGAGATCGACATGGGGCTGGATGATCCGGACAACGCGTCCACCCGCCTGCTGCTCTCCACCGCGTTCACGCGTGACCCGCGGCGCCACCCGGTGATCGGCCACCGCCATCTGTTCGACACGCTGACCCATGAGGACATGCTGGACTACCACCGGACACGCTACACGCCGGACCGGGCGTTCGCCGTCATCTCCGGGGACTTCGATCCCGTGGAAGCGCTGCGGCAGATCACGGAACTGACGGCGGACCGCACCGTTTCCGCCGGGCGGGATCCCGTGGTGCCGCAGGACAACCTGCAGCTCGGCCCGCGCTTCGCCCGTGAGACGTTCGCCATCCCCACCAGCCGCATCTCCCTGGCATGGAAGTGCCCGGCGCTGGACCATGCGGACTCCCCCGCGTTCGACCTGCTGGCCGCCATCCTCGGCCGCGGACGGTCGTCCCGGCTCCATCTGGCGCTGCGCGAGCGGCAGGAGCTGGCCTTGGAGATCTCCGCCTACGCCTGGACCGGTCCCGGCCGGGAAGGGATCTTCGGCGTCAGCGCGGACGCGGCCGTGGACAACAGGGATACCCTTATCACGGCGATCCACCGGGAGCTTTCCCTGATCCAGGACGCGGATCTGGAGGAAGATCTGGCAAAGGCCAAACGGCAGACCGCCACCAGCCAGTTCCGTTCCCTGACCACGGCATCCGGCCGTGCGTCCGACCTGGCGTCCAACTGGCATGAAACCCGTGATCTGGACTTCACCCGGCGCTATCTGGCCCAGATCCAGAAGGTGACGGCGGAGGATGTCCGCCACGCGGCGGCCACCTTGACCAAGGAGCGCGTGACGCTCACCCTGCTGGACCCGGAGGGCTCTCCCGCACCTGTCCGCCACTCGAAGTCGGCACAGGCAAAGGCCGCCATCGAGACCTTCACCCTTCCCAACGGCCTGCAGATCGCGCTGCTGCCGGACCACCGGGTGCCGCTCATCCACCTGCAGGCGGCCATCCGCGCCGGACTGCCGTCGGAAACACCCGCGACCAACGGCATCAACCAACTGCTGGCCTCCAGCCTGCCGAAGGGTACGGCCACCCGCAGCGCGGAGGAAATCGCCCGCACGATGGAATCCATCGGCGCCTCCATCGGAGCCAGTGTGGGGAACAATGCCCTGTTGGTCGCGGCAGCGGGCCTCGCACCGGATTTCCGGACCATCGCGGAGGTATTCGCGGAGGTCATTTGCTCCCCGTCGTTGCCGGAAGACTCCATCGCCCGGGAGAAGGCCAGCCAGCTCGCCGCGCTGGAGGAGGCCCTGCAGGATCCCCTTCACACCGGATTCGCCACGCTGCGGCAGCTCGCCTTCCAAGGGACGGGCTATGGCTTCGACTCGCTTGGCAGCCTTTCCAGCCTGCCACAACTGGGCCGTGCCGATCTGGCGGCCCACCATGCCCGGCATTTCACCGCGCGGAACATGACACTGGCCATCGCCGGGGACTTCGACCCGGAGCAGGCGAAATCCATCCTTTCCTCCGCCTTCGCCGGGCTTCCCTCCGGGGAGGCTTGGACACCGCCGGGCAATCCCCCGGCCACCGGTCAGGAAACCACCGCACACCTGCCGAAGAAGCAAGCGGTGCTGACCATCGGCTTCCCGGGGGCGTCGGTCACCAGCGCGGATCGCTACGCCCTGTCCATGATCCAGGAATACGCCACGGATATGGCGGGTCCGTTGTTCACCCGCATCCGGGAGGAACTCGGCCTGGCCTACCGGGTGGGTGCCACCCAGTTCCTCGGGTTCGACGCAGGGTACTTCACCTTCTATGTCGCCACTTCGCCGGAACAAGCGGAGTTCGCCGGCAGGGAATTGATGACCGAGATCGGGAAAATCGCCGAACACGGTATCCCTGAAGCCGCATTCGGCCGGGTCCGGGCCACCGTCCTCAGCAGCCTGGCCATCCAGCAGCAATCCCCTTCCTCAACCGCCCGGCAGGTCGCACTGGACCTTTTGTTCGGGCAGGAAGCGGAGCAATTCCGCAAGCAGGCCGCCATCTACAAGGCACTGGAACCGGACAAGGTGAAGGAAGCCGCCGCCCGGCTGCTGTCCGCCGCACCGGTCAGGATCACGGTGCTGCCGGAGCCTTCATCCATCACCGCCTGA
- the rfbB gene encoding dTDP-glucose 4,6-dehydratase — MSNQARSIIVTGGAGFIGSHLVRRLLADGHRVLNIDKLTYAGNLRSLADVSGHPSYSFLRADIADAPAIHGAFSSFRPDLIFHLAAESHVDRSITGPMAFIGTNVTGTAVLLQAALETWQRHPRPEGFRFIHVSTDEVFGALGDEGVFTENSPYQPRSPYSASKAASDHLVRAWGETYGLPFIVTNSSNNYGPCQHPEKLIPLAVTRALGGEPIPIYGNGTQVRDWLHVLDHCDALVRVAAHGRNHDTYLIGGGNERRNLDLVRELCGILDRLAPKPAGGSYADQITFVADRPGHDFRYALDAAKVSAHTGWEPEITRSEGFFSTVEWYLANLK; from the coding sequence GTGAGCAACCAAGCCCGTTCCATCATCGTCACCGGAGGCGCGGGCTTCATCGGCTCCCATTTGGTGCGCCGCCTGCTTGCGGACGGCCACCGCGTCCTGAACATCGACAAGCTCACCTACGCGGGAAATCTCCGCTCCCTCGCGGATGTCAGCGGCCACCCCTCCTACTCCTTCCTGCGGGCGGACATCGCGGACGCTCCAGCGATCCATGGGGCGTTTTCTTCGTTCCGGCCTGACCTGATTTTCCATCTCGCGGCGGAGAGCCACGTCGACCGCTCGATCACCGGGCCGATGGCGTTCATCGGGACCAATGTGACGGGAACCGCGGTGCTCCTCCAGGCTGCGCTGGAAACATGGCAACGGCACCCGCGTCCGGAGGGCTTCCGGTTCATCCATGTTTCCACCGACGAGGTGTTCGGCGCGCTGGGCGACGAAGGCGTCTTCACGGAGAACAGCCCGTATCAGCCCCGCTCGCCCTATTCCGCCAGCAAGGCGGCCAGTGACCATCTGGTGCGTGCCTGGGGGGAGACCTATGGCCTGCCCTTCATCGTCACGAACAGTTCCAACAACTACGGTCCCTGCCAGCACCCGGAGAAACTGATCCCGCTGGCGGTCACCCGCGCGCTCGGCGGTGAGCCCATCCCCATCTATGGCAACGGGACGCAGGTCCGGGACTGGCTGCACGTGCTCGACCATTGCGATGCCCTCGTGCGGGTGGCCGCCCATGGCCGCAACCATGATACCTACCTCATCGGTGGGGGGAATGAGCGGAGGAATCTGGACCTGGTCCGTGAGCTGTGCGGCATCCTCGACCGGCTGGCCCCGAAGCCCGCCGGAGGCAGCTACGCGGACCAGATCACCTTCGTGGCGGACCGCCCCGGGCATGATTTCCGCTATGCGCTGGACGCGGCGAAGGTGAGCGCCCACACCGGCTGGGAGCCGGAGATCACCCGCAGCGAAGGGTTTTTCTCAACCGTGGAGTGGTACCTCGCCAACCTGAAGTAG
- the urtC gene encoding urea ABC transporter permease subunit UrtC codes for MSKTPLTSRIHLPLLIACAIVLVIVIPLLHSFGVISDFTLGNWGKYLCYGILAISIDLLWGYTGLLCLGQALFFTLGGYMMGMHLLRMAGTTELPTFLTMVGRSEWPVFFQPFSSFPFALLAMVLVPGVLAYVFGYLAFRSRIKGVYFSILTQALTYGAALLFFRNELLMGGNNGFTNFDTLLGFSLREVGTKRGLYIATAILLISVVALCKWLTGSRFGLIQRAIRDSENRVLFSGYSTANFKLFVFVISAVIASFAGALFVPQVGIINPSEMETGKSLEAVVWVALGGRGTIIGPVLGAISVNALKSWASSGATADFWPLILGGSFVLVVLFMPKGIVGIPGQIRSLILKFRRKEEEKAPSITNSATSKP; via the coding sequence ATGTCCAAAACACCGCTCACCAGCCGGATTCATCTTCCGCTCCTGATCGCCTGCGCGATCGTCCTCGTCATTGTCATTCCGCTGCTGCATTCCTTCGGGGTCATCTCGGATTTCACGCTGGGGAACTGGGGGAAATACCTCTGCTACGGCATCCTGGCCATCTCCATCGACCTGTTGTGGGGCTATACCGGCCTCCTCTGCCTGGGCCAGGCCCTCTTCTTCACCCTGGGTGGCTACATGATGGGCATGCACCTGCTGCGGATGGCGGGCACCACGGAACTGCCGACCTTCCTGACCATGGTCGGGCGCAGCGAATGGCCGGTCTTCTTCCAGCCGTTCTCCAGCTTCCCCTTCGCCCTGCTGGCCATGGTGCTGGTGCCGGGCGTCCTGGCCTACGTCTTCGGTTACCTCGCCTTCCGGTCGCGCATCAAGGGTGTCTATTTCTCCATCCTCACCCAGGCGCTCACCTACGGCGCGGCGCTGCTGTTCTTCCGGAACGAGCTGCTGATGGGTGGCAACAATGGCTTCACGAACTTCGACACGCTGCTCGGCTTCTCCCTGCGCGAGGTGGGCACGAAGCGCGGCCTCTACATCGCCACCGCCATCCTCCTGATCTCCGTCGTCGCGCTCTGCAAATGGCTGACCGGTTCCCGCTTCGGTCTGATCCAGCGCGCGATCCGGGATTCGGAGAACCGCGTGCTCTTCTCCGGCTACTCCACCGCGAACTTCAAGCTGTTCGTGTTCGTCATCAGCGCGGTGATCGCCAGTTTTGCGGGTGCGCTGTTCGTCCCACAGGTCGGCATCATCAACCCCAGCGAGATGGAGACGGGCAAGTCGCTGGAGGCCGTCGTCTGGGTGGCCCTCGGCGGGCGCGGCACCATCATCGGGCCTGTGCTCGGCGCGATCAGCGTGAACGCCCTCAAGAGCTGGGCTTCCTCCGGCGCCACGGCGGACTTCTGGCCCCTCATCCTCGGCGGCTCCTTCGTTCTTGTCGTTCTCTTCATGCCAAAGGGCATCGTCGGCATTCCGGGGCAGATCCGCTCGCTGATTTTGAAATTCCGCAGGAAGGAAGAAGAGAAAGCACCTTCCATCACCAACTCCGCCACCTCGAAACCCTGA
- the lptD gene encoding LPS assembly protein LptD: MSKLVALISGPLLFSPLHAQDAPVPAPVPAVPAPLPATPNPPEIQPDGNVGPAVDMITPVPAPEIAFGSQVEGMAALPENIRLTNNGLEGNAKDKIRARGPVKLTGDNGLEIFADSAVLDLVAKSITFEGNVTLYQGNLAQKGDRTVYFYETKQLDTAGLRASVDPIFLEAGKFQVQTIDGKQVFVGEDAGITTDDSQDPSYWVRAGQTKVYPGEKIVFRNMKLYAGDTPVFWLPYLSQPLDSELGYHFIPGARTNWGPYLLNSYGIMLGGDESTGADPWLLSKWHFDFRARRGVGFGLDLKDATDTSNKNTTGLSLYYLNDLNPDISRSGVDRGSVNEDRYRLQLKQRFPFEVADQAEWYADANLTFLSDLYYLEDFDPKNYGEDPFPDNTLGIFRRDEKSLLSLYGRFRLNDFYRTDTRHPEIAYDQARGPLFGLPILHEGATSFSVLGDQTSDMRKNSIIRPLLDGPVGDRARYLSQLTGYELILAQQILAYQDAGDAASLARADALRHQLIDTGFTRFHTFHDFSMPMNFGGWLNFVPHAGIGYTRYDSVDGPADNFDRMIYHLGAEASLKFSKDYSSIQNHKWGIDGLLHVIQPYANWSLLSADELDELQPKIDRLTFTTRPRPLSPNRYTAIDDFQDWNTLRLGTRNRLITKRDGQSYEWLSLDTYMDAFLEDDQAGSSFSNLYNDLNWRPLPWMTVNMETQFPLFDGGSGFTEFATSVTFQATQDFYFSVGYRMLDNHPMFQDSNRVDLRTYTRIAENWGVGTKHILELDDNTLEVQQYTLHRDLGKWIAGVGITHRDNRLKDEFGVMFSLTLRDLPSASLPFSLDAE, translated from the coding sequence ATGTCCAAGCTCGTCGCGCTGATCTCCGGTCCGCTGCTCTTTTCCCCGCTCCACGCCCAAGATGCGCCGGTTCCCGCACCCGTGCCGGCCGTGCCCGCACCGCTGCCCGCCACCCCGAACCCGCCTGAGATCCAACCGGACGGCAACGTCGGACCCGCCGTGGACATGATCACCCCTGTACCCGCTCCGGAGATTGCATTCGGTTCGCAGGTCGAGGGGATGGCAGCCCTTCCAGAGAACATCCGCCTCACCAACAACGGCCTGGAAGGCAACGCGAAGGACAAGATCCGCGCCCGCGGACCGGTGAAACTGACCGGCGACAACGGGCTGGAGATTTTCGCCGACAGCGCGGTGCTGGATCTGGTCGCCAAGTCCATCACCTTCGAGGGCAACGTCACGCTCTATCAGGGAAATCTCGCCCAGAAAGGGGACCGCACGGTTTATTTCTACGAGACCAAACAGCTCGACACCGCCGGGCTGCGTGCCTCGGTCGATCCCATTTTCCTCGAAGCCGGCAAATTCCAGGTCCAGACCATCGATGGCAAGCAGGTCTTCGTGGGGGAGGACGCGGGCATCACCACCGACGATTCCCAGGACCCCAGCTACTGGGTGCGGGCCGGACAGACGAAGGTTTATCCCGGGGAGAAAATCGTCTTCCGGAACATGAAGCTCTACGCCGGGGACACCCCCGTGTTCTGGCTGCCCTACCTCAGCCAGCCGCTGGACTCCGAGCTGGGCTACCACTTCATCCCGGGAGCCCGGACGAACTGGGGCCCCTACCTGCTCAACAGCTACGGCATCATGCTGGGCGGTGACGAATCCACCGGGGCGGATCCCTGGCTGCTTTCAAAATGGCACTTCGACTTCCGCGCCCGCCGGGGCGTGGGCTTCGGCCTCGACCTGAAGGATGCCACGGACACCTCGAACAAGAACACCACCGGCCTCAGCCTCTACTATCTGAACGACCTCAACCCGGACATCTCCCGCTCCGGAGTGGACCGGGGCTCCGTGAACGAGGACCGCTACCGCCTCCAACTGAAGCAGCGCTTCCCGTTTGAAGTCGCCGACCAGGCCGAATGGTATGCGGATGCCAACCTGACCTTCCTCAGCGATCTCTACTATCTCGAGGACTTCGACCCGAAGAACTATGGCGAGGACCCCTTCCCGGACAACACCCTTGGCATCTTCCGCCGGGATGAAAAGTCCCTGCTCTCGCTTTATGGTAGGTTTCGCCTGAATGATTTCTACCGGACGGACACGCGCCATCCGGAAATCGCCTATGACCAGGCCCGCGGCCCATTGTTCGGACTGCCGATCCTGCATGAAGGCGCCACCTCATTCTCCGTCCTGGGCGACCAAACGTCCGACATGCGGAAAAATTCGATCATCCGGCCCCTGCTGGACGGCCCTGTGGGCGACCGCGCGCGCTACCTCAGCCAACTGACCGGCTATGAACTGATCCTCGCCCAGCAGATCCTGGCCTATCAGGACGCCGGGGACGCGGCGAGCCTCGCACGGGCGGATGCCCTCCGCCACCAGCTCATCGACACCGGCTTCACCCGCTTCCACACCTTCCACGACTTCTCGATGCCGATGAACTTCGGCGGCTGGCTGAACTTCGTCCCACACGCCGGCATCGGCTACACCCGGTACGATTCCGTGGACGGCCCCGCCGACAATTTCGACCGGATGATCTATCACCTGGGCGCGGAGGCATCCCTGAAATTCTCGAAGGACTATTCCTCCATCCAGAACCACAAGTGGGGCATCGACGGGCTGCTTCATGTCATCCAGCCCTACGCGAACTGGTCTCTGCTCTCCGCGGATGAGCTGGACGAGCTCCAGCCGAAGATCGACCGCCTGACCTTCACCACGCGCCCACGCCCGCTTTCACCCAACCGTTACACGGCCATCGATGATTTCCAGGACTGGAACACGCTCCGGCTGGGCACAAGGAACCGGCTCATCACCAAACGGGACGGCCAGTCCTACGAGTGGCTTTCCCTGGACACCTACATGGATGCTTTCCTGGAGGATGACCAAGCCGGCAGCAGCTTCTCCAACCTCTACAATGATCTCAACTGGAGACCTCTTCCCTGGATGACGGTCAATATGGAGACGCAATTCCCTCTGTTCGACGGGGGGTCCGGCTTCACCGAGTTCGCCACCTCGGTGACCTTCCAGGCGACCCAGGACTTCTACTTCTCCGTCGGCTACCGGATGTTGGACAACCATCCGATGTTCCAGGACTCCAACCGCGTCGATCTCCGCACTTACACCCGCATCGCGGAGAACTGGGGTGTGGGGACGAAGCATATCCTGGAGCTGGATGACAATACCCTGGAAGTCCAGCAATACACCCTCCACCGGGATCTCGGAAAATGGATCGCAGGGGTGGGCATCACCCACCGGGACAACCGCCTGAAGGATGAGTTCGGCGTCATGTTCAGCCTCACGCTGCGTGATTTGCCGTCGGCCTCCTTGCCTTTCAGCCTTGATGCGGAATAA
- a CDS encoding DUF1844 domain-containing protein, giving the protein MPTPEPDPRFNEFVILQAQNAGLFLGQIPNPVSGEKEVNLRAAKSVIDSLEMLENKTQGNLTATEYQLLKMALNNLRPLYEAAEDE; this is encoded by the coding sequence ATGCCCACCCCCGAACCGGACCCCCGATTCAACGAATTCGTCATTCTCCAGGCCCAGAACGCCGGCCTGTTCCTGGGACAGATCCCGAATCCGGTTTCCGGGGAGAAGGAAGTGAACCTGCGGGCGGCGAAGTCCGTGATCGACTCGCTCGAGATGCTGGAGAACAAGACGCAGGGCAATCTCACCGCGACCGAGTACCAACTTCTCAAAATGGCCCTCAACAACCTCCGCCCCCTTTACGAGGCTGCGGAAGATGAGTGA
- a CDS encoding NAD(P)H-dependent oxidoreductase — MTPSQTPLLDALKWRYATKKFDPARRIPEETWETLEHSLSLTPSSFGLQPWQFLVIRNPEIRTALRAESWGQAQLTDASHLVVFTVKKNLEEEDISRWVARLGEVQSTPLEVLAPLQSIISGFVAPMDTDQRRAWNTRQLYIALGQFMTAAAVLGIDTCPLEGINPAGYDRVLGLEGTEYATVVACAAGYRAEDDRYAAMPKARFAREAVIRHI; from the coding sequence GTGACCCCATCCCAGACCCCGCTCCTCGACGCGCTGAAGTGGCGCTACGCCACGAAAAAGTTCGACCCCGCCCGCCGCATCCCGGAGGAGACGTGGGAGACGCTGGAGCACTCGCTTTCACTCACGCCGTCATCCTTCGGGCTGCAGCCGTGGCAGTTCCTGGTCATCAGGAATCCTGAAATCCGGACCGCGCTGCGCGCCGAATCCTGGGGGCAGGCCCAACTGACGGACGCCTCCCACCTGGTGGTGTTCACGGTGAAGAAGAACCTGGAGGAAGAAGACATCAGCCGTTGGGTCGCCCGGCTTGGAGAGGTCCAGTCCACTCCGCTGGAGGTTCTCGCCCCGCTCCAATCCATCATCTCCGGCTTCGTGGCGCCGATGGACACGGACCAGCGGCGCGCCTGGAACACCCGCCAGCTCTACATCGCGCTGGGGCAATTCATGACCGCCGCCGCCGTTCTCGGCATCGACACCTGCCCGCTGGAAGGCATCAATCCGGCGGGATATGACCGCGTGCTGGGGCTGGAAGGAACGGAATATGCCACCGTGGTCGCCTGCGCGGCGGGATACCGTGCGGAAGATGACCGTTACGCCGCCATGCCCAAGGCCCGCTTCGCCCGCGAGGCGGTGATCCGCCACATCTGA
- the urtD gene encoding urea ABC transporter ATP-binding protein UrtD yields the protein MDVYPTLPRKPFLLAAEGLTRSFDGFKAINDLNFYLDEGELRTVIGPNGAGKTTFLDLITGRTKPDVGSLKWDDGQHDLLKMSEYEIYRLGIGRKFQTPTVYNDHTVTENLILSLAGSRGIWHSLFGKVTAAQKERIAEILATIKLTDHAHRKAGILAHGQKQWLEIGMLLAQDARLLLVDEPAAGMTDEETYRTGELLLSLAGKHTIVVIEHDMTFVRQISQGRKVTVLHQGHVLCEGPVDQVQSDERVIEVYLGRKSKAA from the coding sequence ATGGACGTCTATCCCACTCTTCCCAGAAAGCCCTTCCTGCTCGCCGCGGAAGGCCTCACCCGCTCCTTCGACGGATTCAAAGCCATCAACGACCTCAACTTCTACCTCGATGAAGGGGAGCTCCGCACCGTCATCGGCCCCAATGGCGCGGGAAAGACCACCTTCCTCGATCTCATCACCGGCCGCACCAAGCCGGACGTCGGCAGCCTCAAGTGGGACGACGGCCAGCATGATCTCCTGAAGATGAGCGAATATGAGATCTACCGCCTGGGCATCGGCCGGAAGTTCCAGACACCGACCGTCTACAACGACCACACCGTCACGGAAAATCTCATCCTCTCCCTCGCCGGATCCCGCGGCATCTGGCACTCGCTTTTCGGCAAGGTCACGGCGGCGCAGAAGGAACGCATCGCGGAGATCCTCGCCACCATCAAGCTCACCGACCACGCCCACCGGAAGGCGGGCATCCTCGCCCACGGGCAGAAGCAGTGGCTGGAGATCGGCATGCTGCTCGCCCAGGACGCCCGCCTGCTGCTGGTGGATGAACCCGCCGCCGGCATGACGGATGAGGAAACCTACCGCACCGGAGAGCTTCTGCTCTCCCTCGCCGGAAAGCACACCATCGTCGTCATCGAGCATGACATGACCTTCGTCCGCCAGATTTCCCAGGGCCGGAAGGTGACCGTTCTCCACCAGGGGCACGTCCTCTGCGAAGGCCCGGTGGATCAGGTCCAGTCCGACGAGCGCGTCATCGAAGTCTACCTCGGCCGCAAGTCCAAGGCCGCCTGA